The following nucleotide sequence is from Citrus sinensis cultivar Valencia sweet orange chromosome 6, DVS_A1.0, whole genome shotgun sequence.
GCTAGCTCACATAGtcatcacacacacacacacacacacacacacgcacacgcACATGCAGCCTGAGTAAGTTCATTAATGCTACTAATCGTATCCGAAGggtttcttaattaaattctGCTCAgtgctaaattttttttaatttataagtgaGAGTGTCTCTAATCACAAAAAGTTTATTGCTAGTTAAAGTAGACATGTACTGTAATTTGTAAGTTACATTCTTATCCTTGCATATTTGCAGTGCTCGCGAGAGAAGGGCTGCAGAATTCTCCTCTTGAGCTTTCCTGATAGATTGCTCCACCGAAGATGTTGCATAAAATGCtgtcaaaaatttaatttagtctTCATTTCACAgccaaaatatcaaaatcattcACTTCTGCATGCAATGCAACCAACAGTTGGTTCGAAGTAACACCTATACTCACTTTAAAGTTTTGTATTGCTGaacaaacaataaataaaagttagatGAGTTTGATCAACGCGCTGGAGTAGCTCAGTTGGTTAGAGCGTGTGGCTGTTAACCACAAGGTCGAAGGTTCAAGCCCTTCCTCTAGCGGGGTTTTAAGTTTCATTTTACCATTAGCAcatccaaaaatattttccacaatattacaaagtaaaaaaaaaaatcttggtAAACAGATCACCTGCACCGCCAGGTCCGGCAGGGAAGACAAAGTGCTGAAAGGGCTGCTGAACATGAACAAGTGTGACCGTGCCGGCGCCGCGGTCGCTGGTTCCCGGCGTTACGGCGCCTGTGATACCAAAAAGATTATCAAGTGCCCATTTGAGTGCATAGAAACTCTCTCCACTTTCGTCAAGCGCCACCATCACCTTCATCTCATTCTTCCCCATCATCTCCTCCCCTTCTTCTTTTGTTCGCTGCATCGCTAATCCTGCACCCTCCACCGCCTCCATCGCCAAATTCAATTGCTATCACTATCAGTAGACCTCACGTATTTGAATATTCGATtacaattttacaatttttcttttatacattgaacatgatatttatttatttataattattatatatggtGTTTTTGTTAAGAAATTCTTGTTTTGTTGTGAGGAAAAGTTTAAGAGTGAAGGTGGTACGTGGAAGTACGGTAACAGATCATGAAACTTCAGCCGGGACATATGGCGTCCATGCAAATGAAATCTTCCAATTGCAGCATGCAAAAGGCATCTACCAtactaatatataattattcatttaacaTTTACCGAAATCTCTTATATAAAGTGATGGCGCAGTCTGAATCTTTATgctattttacaatatttttatcgAAAAACTAATTCCATAATATGTCCAAAGGAggactaaaaatttttattcacatggatttgtagtaaaattttattctaaaaagtgttaaatttagatttaaatttcgCACTGAgctgaatttaaaaatatgtaattagTAGATATTAGATGAAGATATATTGCTATAACGTACACATGTAAACCAATCAATTAGAATGATACAATGTAAAACCAAAGAGTAAAAGGAAGGATAAGtcaaaaattaaccaaaaacaattaaaaaaaaagtgattaaTCCTTTAAAAAAGTTCTGAATGATAATATATGGGCCTTCTTGCCGGCCCAGGGGTGTATTTTCCAGTCCATTAGATAATCCGACAATCCGTTGTCGTTTGATAGGCATTTACATTTTACAGTGATGATGCATGTGGTTGGTTATGTATATATCCGTAAAACTTCAATCATCAAATATGTAATTcctttaaaccaaaaaaaaaaaaaaaaaaatttcattttcagttTAGAGAAATTTGCCCATTTTACCTTACAAAAAATActtgccaaataaaagcattaTTCAATCAATATGACTatgaaatatttaatcaaacttttcaattttcactcATCCGAAAgcatttcaacaaaaaataataataatttatgtatGCAATAAAAGTTCCTTGATCACTAGAggataaattaagataaaaatgaatCTACAAAACGTTTTAATCAAGCAAAGGCGTgctataacaaaaaaatatataatttacaggtcacaagaaaaaaaaaggatcgaAAAAAGGTAAAACGCAGAAACCAGTAGTCATCCTGTACTAGGAAAGCAGGGGACAGTGTGTCACCGACCTCAATCAGTCACTCCGCACGCACGTGACCCAATCAAGCCGCCACGTAACAATATCGTACGTCACCTAACACAATATCCCACATGGCTTATTCTGAATGGCCGCTTCTACGCTTGAGAGACAAGATCTGAAATTCTTATTTCCAAAATTACCCTTCGAGTTTTTTCAAGTTGACAATTACGTCCATCATCAAAGTAaatccctctctctctctcttttctcttcctCGTCACCCTCACCTTACAGTGCCCCCCGCTtcccttctcttctcttctcttatATTACTCtgtcttttcattttcttccttcttACACAAATTGACAATACTGCCATTCCGATAAATCTCCTCGCTTCTCGACTTTTCGATTTAGCGATCGGACGGTCATGACTATGATGACTCCTCCACCGTTAGATGTAAAcatcactatttttttttctctctctctctctagctTTATCTTAATTTCCTTTGATTGTTTTGAACTGTTTCTAGTTATTTTCTCGATCAACTAGGGTTTTGTGTTTGGATTGACTTAAATTCGACGAAATTTTCTGTGAATGTTAGTGATTGATATCTAGGGTTTTTGATTGAGTGAATTGCGGCTGacttataa
It contains:
- the LOC102624991 gene encoding universal stress protein A-like protein, with the translated sequence MEAVEGAGLAMQRTKEEGEEMMGKNEMKVMVALDESGESFYALKWALDNLFGITGAVTPGTSDRGAGTVTLVHVQQPFQHFVFPAGPGGAAFYATSSVEQSIRKAQEENSAALLSRALQICKDKNVKAETLVLTGDPKDMICQAAEQVHMDLLVVGSRGLGKIKRALLGSVSDYCAHHVQCPIIIVKPPPKQHHTKQ